In one window of Lampris incognitus isolate fLamInc1 chromosome 3, fLamInc1.hap2, whole genome shotgun sequence DNA:
- the LOC130110124 gene encoding chloride anion exchanger-like isoform X1 — protein sequence MMRAKAKQYAVTRPLYSEESFAEEHERVYRHRKTILDHVKQYFTCNSKRAKNTVLSLLPVIGWMRVYRVKEWLLSDIVSGVSTGLVAVLQGLAYCLLASLPPWYGLFSAFFPVVIYFFLGTSRHISVGPFPVLCLMIGSVVTRLVPDEGPPVNITGFEGLTRDEQRVVVASSVTFLAGIMQLAMGIFQVGFVVMYLSDTLVSSFSTAAAVHILVSQLKFVLGLVVPGISGPLSIIYTLDKIFVQITSTNICDLVMSIIIMTVVFIVKEINDTYKAKLPVPIPIEVITTVIACGISYAFDFKTKFKVDVVGHIPLGYETPVAPNTQIFQETAVEAFPMAIVGFAVAFSVAKVYSIKHDYTIDGNQELIAFGVSNIFGASFKSFAASTALSRSAVQESTGGKTQVSGLLSALIVMVVTLSLGFLLEPLPKSVLGAVVMVNLKGMLMQFRDVPYLWRRDKPDCVVWVVTCVAAILLGLDLGLAVGLGVELFTVVFRTQFPRCSVLANIRGTELYKDRKDYINIFEPEGVKIFRISSPIFFANIEFFRGKLVEAIGFNPLRVLRKRNKALRMIRKLLKKGDLQLTSKGYLNTSCGPITESEDEMNVEELDQPIDFKDLPIRINWNAELPANICVPTVELHSLILDFSAVSFLDISALKGLKTALKELIRVEVEVYIVACDMHILEKLHQCSFFDDEVQPSMFFLTLHDAMLHILETHPEATEKKSQCEKVLTTVTFPHPINGWNSVRIRDKTASEPETKF from the exons ATGATGCGAGCCAAAGCCAAGCAGTACGCGGTGACCAGGCCGCTGTACTCCGAGGAGAGCTTCGCCGAGGAGCACGAGAGGGTCTACCGCCACCGCAAAACCATCCTGGACCATGTGAAGCAGTACTTCAC GTGCAACTCCAAACGGGCGAAGAACACCGTGCTCTCCCTCCTGCCCGTCATCGGCTGGATGAGAGTGTACAGAGTTAAGGAGTGGCTGCTGAGCGACATCGTGTCGGGGGTCAGCACGGGGCTGGTGGCCGTCCTGCAAG GTTTGGCGTACTGCCTGCTGGCCTCCCTTCCTCCCTGGTACGGACTCTTCTCCGCTTTCTTCCCTGTGGTCATTTACTTCTTCCTGGGAACCTCCAGACACATCTCAGTGG gtCCATTCCCGGTGCTGTGTCTGATGATTGGCTCAGTGGTGACCCGGCTGGTTCCTGACGAGGGCCCCCCTGTTAACATCACAGGGTTCGAGGGCCTGACGAGGGATGAGCAGAGAGTGGTGGTGGCCTCCTCCGTGACCTTTCTTGCCGGTATCATGcag CTGGCCATGGGCATTTTTCAGGTGGGTTTTGTCGTCATGTACCTGTCCGACACGCTGGTGTCCAGCTTCTCGACGGCGGCCGCAGTGCACATCCTGGTGTCCCAGCTCAAGTTCGTGTTGGGGCTGGTCGTGCCGGGAATCAGCGGACCACTTTCTATCATATAC ACTCTGGATAAGATCTTTGTGCAGATCACCTCCACCAACATCTGTGACCTGGTGATGTCCATCATCATCATGACGGTGGTGTTCATCGTGAAGGAGATAAACGACACATACAAAGCCAAGCTGCCGGTGCCCATCCCCATAGAGGTCATCACG ACTGTCATTGCATGTGGGATTTCCTATGCTTTCGACTTCAAGACAAAGTTTAAAGTCGATGTTGTCGGCCACATACCGTTGGG TTATGAAACGCCCGTGGCCCCAAACACGCAAATCTTCCAGGAGACGGCAGTGGAGGCCTTTCCTATGGCCATTGTGGGTTTTGCTGTGGCGTTCTCTGTGGCGAAGGTCTACTCCATCAAGCACGATTACACCATCGACGGAAACCAG GAGCTGATAGCTTTTGGAGTCAGCAACATCTTCGGAGCCTCTTTTAAGTCGTTTGCAGCGAGTACCGCTCTCTCCAGGAGCGCCGTGCAAGAGAGCACAGGTGGCAAGACCCAG GTGTCTGGTCTCCTGTCAGCATTAATAGTGATGGTTGTAACTCTGTCACTGGGATTCTTACTGGAGCCCCTTCCAAAG TCGGTGCTGGGCGCTGTggtcatggtgaacctgaagggCATGCTGATGCAGTTCAGGGATGTCCCGTACCTTTGGAGGAGAGACAAACCGGACTGT GTGGTGTGGGTGGTGACCTGTGTGGCGGCCATCTTGCTGGGTTTGGATCTGGGCCTGGCCGTCGGCCTCGGGGTGGAGCTGTTCACCGTCGTCTTCAGGACTCAGTT CCCCCGATGCAGTGTCCTGGCCAATATCAGAGGAACGGAGCTATACAAAGACAGAAAAGATTACATCAAC ATATTTGAGCCGGAAGGGGTGAAAATCTTCCGGATATCCTCACCCATCTTCTTCGCCAACATCGAGTTCTTCAGGGGCAAGCTGGTGGAAGCC ATTGGGTTTAACCCTCTCAGGGTGCTGAGAAAGAGAAACAAGGCCCTGAGGATGATCCGGAAGCTTCTGAAGAAAGGAGACCTCCAGCTGACGTCT AAGGGCTACCTGAATACCTCCTGTGGACCAATCACAGAGTCAGAGGATGAGATGAACGTGGAGGAGCTGGACCAGCCCATCGACTTCAAGGACCTTCCCATCCGGATCAACTGGAACGCCGAGCTTCCGGCCAACATCTGTGTGCCCACAGTGGAGCTCCACAGCCTGATCCTGGACTTCTCCGCTGTCTCCTTCCTGGACATCTCCGCCCTGAAGGGACTTAAAACG gcactgaaagagctgattcgAGTTGAAGTTGAGGTCTACATTGTGGCCTGTGATA TGCACATCCTGGAGAAACTACACCAATGCAGCTTCTTCGACGACGAGGTTCAGCCATCGATGTTCTTCCTCACACTCCATGACGCCATGCTGCACATCCTGGAGACACACCCCGAGGCAACCGAGAAGAAATCACAGTGTGAAAAG gttttaacGACAGTCACATTTCCACATCCAATCAATGGCTGGAACAGTGTGAGgatcagagacaaaact GCTTCAGAACCAGAGACCAAGTTCTGA
- the LOC130110124 gene encoding chloride anion exchanger-like isoform X2, whose translation MRVYRVKEWLLSDIVSGVSTGLVAVLQGLAYCLLASLPPWYGLFSAFFPVVIYFFLGTSRHISVGPFPVLCLMIGSVVTRLVPDEGPPVNITGFEGLTRDEQRVVVASSVTFLAGIMQLAMGIFQVGFVVMYLSDTLVSSFSTAAAVHILVSQLKFVLGLVVPGISGPLSIIYTLDKIFVQITSTNICDLVMSIIIMTVVFIVKEINDTYKAKLPVPIPIEVITTVIACGISYAFDFKTKFKVDVVGHIPLGYETPVAPNTQIFQETAVEAFPMAIVGFAVAFSVAKVYSIKHDYTIDGNQELIAFGVSNIFGASFKSFAASTALSRSAVQESTGGKTQVSGLLSALIVMVVTLSLGFLLEPLPKSVLGAVVMVNLKGMLMQFRDVPYLWRRDKPDCVVWVVTCVAAILLGLDLGLAVGLGVELFTVVFRTQFPRCSVLANIRGTELYKDRKDYINIFEPEGVKIFRISSPIFFANIEFFRGKLVEAIGFNPLRVLRKRNKALRMIRKLLKKGDLQLTSKGYLNTSCGPITESEDEMNVEELDQPIDFKDLPIRINWNAELPANICVPTVELHSLILDFSAVSFLDISALKGLKTALKELIRVEVEVYIVACDMHILEKLHQCSFFDDEVQPSMFFLTLHDAMLHILETHPEATEKKSQCEKVLTTVTFPHPINGWNSVRIRDKTASEPETKF comes from the exons ATGAGAGTGTACAGAGTTAAGGAGTGGCTGCTGAGCGACATCGTGTCGGGGGTCAGCACGGGGCTGGTGGCCGTCCTGCAAG GTTTGGCGTACTGCCTGCTGGCCTCCCTTCCTCCCTGGTACGGACTCTTCTCCGCTTTCTTCCCTGTGGTCATTTACTTCTTCCTGGGAACCTCCAGACACATCTCAGTGG gtCCATTCCCGGTGCTGTGTCTGATGATTGGCTCAGTGGTGACCCGGCTGGTTCCTGACGAGGGCCCCCCTGTTAACATCACAGGGTTCGAGGGCCTGACGAGGGATGAGCAGAGAGTGGTGGTGGCCTCCTCCGTGACCTTTCTTGCCGGTATCATGcag CTGGCCATGGGCATTTTTCAGGTGGGTTTTGTCGTCATGTACCTGTCCGACACGCTGGTGTCCAGCTTCTCGACGGCGGCCGCAGTGCACATCCTGGTGTCCCAGCTCAAGTTCGTGTTGGGGCTGGTCGTGCCGGGAATCAGCGGACCACTTTCTATCATATAC ACTCTGGATAAGATCTTTGTGCAGATCACCTCCACCAACATCTGTGACCTGGTGATGTCCATCATCATCATGACGGTGGTGTTCATCGTGAAGGAGATAAACGACACATACAAAGCCAAGCTGCCGGTGCCCATCCCCATAGAGGTCATCACG ACTGTCATTGCATGTGGGATTTCCTATGCTTTCGACTTCAAGACAAAGTTTAAAGTCGATGTTGTCGGCCACATACCGTTGGG TTATGAAACGCCCGTGGCCCCAAACACGCAAATCTTCCAGGAGACGGCAGTGGAGGCCTTTCCTATGGCCATTGTGGGTTTTGCTGTGGCGTTCTCTGTGGCGAAGGTCTACTCCATCAAGCACGATTACACCATCGACGGAAACCAG GAGCTGATAGCTTTTGGAGTCAGCAACATCTTCGGAGCCTCTTTTAAGTCGTTTGCAGCGAGTACCGCTCTCTCCAGGAGCGCCGTGCAAGAGAGCACAGGTGGCAAGACCCAG GTGTCTGGTCTCCTGTCAGCATTAATAGTGATGGTTGTAACTCTGTCACTGGGATTCTTACTGGAGCCCCTTCCAAAG TCGGTGCTGGGCGCTGTggtcatggtgaacctgaagggCATGCTGATGCAGTTCAGGGATGTCCCGTACCTTTGGAGGAGAGACAAACCGGACTGT GTGGTGTGGGTGGTGACCTGTGTGGCGGCCATCTTGCTGGGTTTGGATCTGGGCCTGGCCGTCGGCCTCGGGGTGGAGCTGTTCACCGTCGTCTTCAGGACTCAGTT CCCCCGATGCAGTGTCCTGGCCAATATCAGAGGAACGGAGCTATACAAAGACAGAAAAGATTACATCAAC ATATTTGAGCCGGAAGGGGTGAAAATCTTCCGGATATCCTCACCCATCTTCTTCGCCAACATCGAGTTCTTCAGGGGCAAGCTGGTGGAAGCC ATTGGGTTTAACCCTCTCAGGGTGCTGAGAAAGAGAAACAAGGCCCTGAGGATGATCCGGAAGCTTCTGAAGAAAGGAGACCTCCAGCTGACGTCT AAGGGCTACCTGAATACCTCCTGTGGACCAATCACAGAGTCAGAGGATGAGATGAACGTGGAGGAGCTGGACCAGCCCATCGACTTCAAGGACCTTCCCATCCGGATCAACTGGAACGCCGAGCTTCCGGCCAACATCTGTGTGCCCACAGTGGAGCTCCACAGCCTGATCCTGGACTTCTCCGCTGTCTCCTTCCTGGACATCTCCGCCCTGAAGGGACTTAAAACG gcactgaaagagctgattcgAGTTGAAGTTGAGGTCTACATTGTGGCCTGTGATA TGCACATCCTGGAGAAACTACACCAATGCAGCTTCTTCGACGACGAGGTTCAGCCATCGATGTTCTTCCTCACACTCCATGACGCCATGCTGCACATCCTGGAGACACACCCCGAGGCAACCGAGAAGAAATCACAGTGTGAAAAG gttttaacGACAGTCACATTTCCACATCCAATCAATGGCTGGAACAGTGTGAGgatcagagacaaaact GCTTCAGAACCAGAGACCAAGTTCTGA